Genomic segment of Gymnogyps californianus isolate 813 chromosome 16, ASM1813914v2, whole genome shotgun sequence:
GGGGCTGGgatctcccctcctccttcacagGAATCCTGCTCTTTATGTTGTCTCAAGGAGTAACACAAAACTCCCCGGCCACCTTCCCTCTTACCTTCTGGCCCATTAGGTCTGTGTACTAGCACTTTGCATGCGGGGTGCCTCCGAAAAAGGTTACAGATGAAGGGAATGACCATGAGTAGAGCCTCGGGAGGAGCAGTCAGGGCCAGCCGGGAGAGGCGCTTGATAAATGCTGCCACCAGGTACGCTGGCAAGTGACTGttggaaaggaaacagaagaaaccaGCATGTAAAAGTCCTAGCAAGTGAGCCAGGAGCCTCACCAATCCAAACAGCGTGTCAGGTTAAAGATCAGTGGGGCTCTTCAGATGTTTTTGGGCTATGGACTAAAGAGGAGCTATAAGAATCCTGGTTTCAAGCAGTAATATAGGGTCTTGTGTGCTCTCTGGAACAAATTTGGGGCCATTTTCATTCAATGCATGAATAATCTCAAATCACTCTGTGATTCAATACAGATGCATGGCACTACTCCAGGCACTCGCCAAGCACAGCCCTTGTGCATGGTCATTCACAAGGCAGTCTTTATTCAGTTCTCTTATAAACTTCTGAGTGCTTGGTCAGGCAACCTTAATTATATTCTTCTAatgttgttttgtgggtttaATTAATACGCAGGCCATGGTGTTAAATTTACGTAATGCTTCCAGGACTAAAGCAAGCACCGCAGCTGTTAATGGGAACATGAAGCTGCTGTAATGTAAATGTGCAGgacagttctttttttttttttttttttttatggtaaaaatgcaaatttctaaCAGCAATCAGCTCATCTAGGCACTTTCTTCAGGTCAGAAGAGCCGGGATGAAAGATGACAATTTTCAGCCACCCAGCCTTCAGCCCTAGGGCTCGCTACACCTGCAAGGCTCAGCAAAGCCACCCCACAGGACATCATCTGTCACATCTTGTTACTCTCTCCAAAGTACACTATGAATACAAGGGGTTTGATATTAAGTGCCTAGTGCCAAACTGTAAAGCGTTActcttggtttattttataatatattatgGCAACTATATGACCAGCTGCTTATCTAGTTTCTTCCCTGTGTACAATGAATTGACAGCATCAAGACAGACTGTCAAACACTTTATACTTCAGTGTTATATGTCTGCAAAAGGTCATCAATTTATCAACAGCTTTATGATCTATAAAAAGCCTGCAAATGTTACTTTTCCATATTcataaagacagacagaaaaaccaTCACTTTCAGCCAAAGTGGAATACAGATCAAAACACACCCATAATCACTTGCAGCTCAAACTCAGATAACTAactgcatttttactttctgaaacTAGCTGGCTTTGTGGCAAATCTTCAAAAACAGCACATGAAAAATTACACAGCATTACAATAACACTCTTGGATTCAGTTTTCTCAGTAAAAATGATTCTAATCCAGTAGGTACACTGAATACATTATATCCAGACACACGGGGACTGTTGAAGAACAGTCTCTGGccaacagaaaagcaggagaaaaacacGTGAATGTACATAATAAAGATGCTACTTACGATGAAGACAAAAACAGATCAGCCAAATGGAAAAAGCGGGCTCGGTACTTCACGTGATATATAGAAGGGTCTAGAAGACTGTACAGCTTTTTGTAAAAGTCAGGATATTCcctgttaaaaaaaggaaaaagacaacatCCATTAGCGATGTACAATGGGACTACACTGTGTCtaaatgtttctgtgctttcattATAGACTACCCCAGACCACTGCTGTGCTCTGTTTAGCTTTCTTAGGCTTCTCTCCACAGCCACCACTTGAAAACAAGCTGTAAGGTAAATTTATGACTCTTGCAGTGCCCAGCCATTTTCAGGATGTGAAGCTATGTCCATTGACTGCAAATGGTACAGGATCCAGTGAAAGGCACACCAAAGACTATGGCTTCACTATGTAATCAGATCAATGGAAATCGATTTTCAAGCGCTGAGCAACCacagtctggagaagaggatATTTAGgctcagctgaaaaaaaggtCAGACTATCAAAAGAGCTCAGCATCCAAACAGCTGAGCCTCTTGTGCAGAGCTGGCTTTCTCATGGGGGAATTTTAAAGCCTGAAGATGTGTAGATTTCAGTTCCTTTCTATAAAGATATAAATGCAAAAACCCATGTTCCTTTAAACAAGATGCTCTTTTGACTTACAGATTATGCTGATGAATCAGAATAAATAATCCATTTAAGGCTAGAAGACTGATTGCTCCACCTGTAAGAAAGCAGGCAGGTATCAAcacaataagaaaataaataccagcTTCAACTCGTTTCTATTATAAAACCTTCCCACAAGGAACACAAAACTAAAGAGTACCTGGAATTAGAGCCAGCATGACAGCTGTAAGGTAACACAATTTCATCTAAAACCATCCAGAAGCTCATACAGTACTTAGAAAGATTAAGCTGTAGTTTAGAATAGGCTCTGAAGGACTGAGAGACACAAACACACTGCTCTAATCCCCCAAGAAAGCCAcactgcagaagcaaaggtctcCTCAGAAAGGACATTTCTCTAGGAATCTGCGCATCCTGTGTCCGGATGCAGGCCAGGTATCAGCATTGCTGGCTGAACTctatgtttaaaagaaatcactCCAGTATTCTACTCTTCCCAAAGCCTTAAATATGATCTTCCTTACATACAGGGAGCAACAACATTGACAAACACAGGTAAAAACATCTCACTTCCAGGGACAACAGAGTTCACACTAGTTCCTTAGCTTCATTCCAGCCAAAAGTACATCTATTTCATCACCCAGGCCATGGTGTTGCATCCAGCAGCCCTTCCAAGTCCATACATCCCACGCTGCAGAGCCTCACAAAGGACAAAAAGCCTGTTTTCACTCACCTATGCCATAGGCCACTGTCAAGAAGTCTATCATGAGAGTGGGCTCGTTCATGTAAGGCAGGATGGAGTCATGTAGAATGACAAGAACTTTTTTGTAAAGGCCAGTGGGTAGCTGTGAAGGACAAAACAATACAGTGAAACAATCATTGCAGGGAGAACTGAGAGAGCAACGGCAACCCATGGCTCAAAAAGGCAACGCACAAACAAAAGGGAATGCACCAGGACAATACAGAACGGCTTGCGGCAACAGTTCGCAAATGGGAGAGTTTACAAGTGACACTTGACAATTAAGTTCATTCAAAGAAGCAGGTGCTCACAACTAAAAGTGCCATCACAGCTCAGAGGGGAAAGTCACCAGCAAAAAGGCTTGGGAACCTTCAACTTGTGCACAGAGGTTGTTACACTGTAGATCATTCCTTACAGGCAGACTTGTttaagccaggaaaaaaaggctgagagtaaggagaagcagcagactgTACATGAGGTCACATTTCTTGGCAGAACAATCCAGCAGAAATGGTGACTGGGCTGTTCTCATCTGACACTGAAAGCATAGTGGGGTCTGACCAGGAGCTCCATGCAAGGACAGCCACAGCCTCTAATGATTAGCAATTAGAAAGCAATGCAGATCAGTGGCAGAAGTAACACTCACCTTGTGCTTCAAAAAACTGAGCCACATTTTTTCAAACGCCTGCTTGTGTGCCTTAAAACAGAATTGCAAGCAGTGAGTTAAACACACTGGTGTAGATAAAGCTCTGTTTTAAGTAGATAAAATTTCAACTCTGAAGCACCAAATGAACAGTTACCTGCAGCTTTGACACTTTCAATTCCTCCCAGTTATctaagaagaaagggaaaacagatgttgaacttgaaatgaatgtttaaaaaaaattaagatgacCCTTTTTTACTTAGTTCTTTGATACCCTAAGAATTCAGGCTGCAGTCCTTGTCTTGACACAAGGCCATGACAGACCCCACTGTAGACTGAGGAATGTGGATTTTGTAATACTGTTTATAATCACTGTGACCACAGAAGCAGACGTTTTTCATTAGCAAACAATAATAGAGTCTTTAcacaataaaaatcttaaacctgattttctttttcatacacAGTTCATCATCATCACTACTAACCTTGCTTCACCATAAATTTGACCATGTCACACTCTTTGTTCGGCATGTTAATGGGCGAAATGAGGGAAAATACGTTCTGTTGGTAAAACGGCAGCGGCCTCTGAGAGAAAAGCATATAATCAAACACAAGGCAAGTTCCGCAACAGATGGTAAGATGCTGGACTTCAATATTGCCCTATTTCCCAAGCACTGAATATATTTAggtaagaaaaaggaaaggaaaaaggctggTGGCTGAACTACGTACTGGTATATTCTCTATTGCTGCCTCGTCCTGGAGCATTATTTGTTTGCCTCACACAAAACCTATCTCTAAACTAATTCTGGTTTAACCAAACTGGTGGATccaattaaagaaaacagactctTCTTCTGCAccagagagagaacagaatTAAAAGTTCTGTGTGTTCCACCCAAGCTGCAGAGATCTGGGTAAAACAGAAGCTAGAGCCCAGACCAGGTTTTGCAAGAACAACAGTATGTGTGCCTTGAACTACTTCCAATTTCAGACTGAAGACAGTCCTAGTATAATTGGCATACATtgtgagcaagaaaaaaaaaaaagaaaaaaaaaaatcaatgactTCAAGTGAGCACACTCGTTTCTCTTGCTTCCAAAGTCTTTCCATATACCACCAGTCCCTCCCTGCTTCACGCACAAGATGCACACTTCAGAGCAGTTTATCCAGATCCACCACAACAGTAACAATTTGTTACCTCTTTTGTCTTCTGCATGACTTGTCCAATACTCTCAGTGACCGCCTTTATGACAAAGTACCGAATGTCATCATACTCCATATATTCTTGAAAGCGAGAGATCAGGAGTGAAGCATCCTCATTTAAGGGAAGTAAGCCATCAACAACTACCTAACAAAAGGTTTGTAAAGGAAAGCAACAAGTCAGTCTCTTACAGTACAGGAGCAGACAGCAAGCTGTGATGGCTGAGGGCACCCTCCTGTCTTTCTGAAAGGCAGCTAGCATGGCTGTGTGCAGCACTCCCAATCCTTGCAAGTGAGGCCAGGGACTccaaaaaaccaccccagaACTGGTACCTCATAAGCACCCAGGAATCCAGCTTGAACCTGTACAAGGCAGCTGCTCCCAGACCTGCAGGTGTCACCTCACCAGGGACAGAAGCCCTAGGTCTCGGTGCTCCCTCTAGACCACCACCCTCCCTTCGCACTGAAAACCTCCTAGCTTGACATTTTAGTCCTGGAGAAGGTGAGCACATGAGGTCGTGTGTGCCATCGGTAACTGACAGGAGGAacttttcagttctgcagcttACCTTAAGAAGTTCACGAGGAAAAGTTAAACTCCCCTTCCACTCTACTTTGATCAATGGATATTGTGCCTCCAACTCAACAAACTTCATGAGGGTGCAGAGTGacaattccttttaaaaaacaacaacacaaaaaaccccacctcaaCAAGGACACCAGGGGTCAGACCCAAAGGGGCAACTTCTAAAGGAGGAAGAATGAACTAAGATGTTCTTCACTGAGAAAGCTGCATGCCCGCTACTGGCAGGCTGGTGAGCAGAGGTgagccagagcagcagcaatgtcTTACAGCACTGCCTGCCCTCCCACACTGAAATATTAGAATGATAATTGCTTCTGCATCGCAAGGGACCCCCGCATGAACTCGTGGCTCAGCAGATGGCTCAGGACCTACCTTGACCTGGAAGGCATTGTGTCCCATCAGCTCTGCCAAGGAATCCACGCAGTCATTGTAGCGGTGCCTCATCCATATCTTGTATTTGTCCTCAGCGCTGTAGTTATCTGAAGGGTGAAACACAGACAAGTCTGGAAAGCTCAGACCGGCCGGGACGAGCCCCAAGGCAGACACGACCCAGGCTCAGGGCCCTGCCTCTCCCGGGACACCGCCGCAGGAGCCTCCCCAGCTCTCGACTCACCGGCGAGAGAGGCCTCCTCGGCGGGCAGCCGGCCCACGAACAGCTCCCTCCGCTCCAGCAGCGCCCCGAAGAGCCGGCTGCAGGTCCTGGCGGCGCAGAGgacgtcctcctcctcctggccctgGGGAAGAGCGCATCTctgaggagaaggaggcagggcggcccggcgcggccccgctccccggctcGCTGCGAGCCGCGGCCCTCAGCCCCCAGCGCCGCCCCGCAtgccgcccggccccgccccagccccagccccggccccggccccgctcccgctccgGCCCACACCGCCAGCAGCTCCAGGATCTCGAAGACGCGGTTGGCATTGCTGCGGCTCCCCAGCACGGCTTCCAGGCAGGAGGCGAGCGCGGCGGCCCGCGCCATGCTGCCGGCGGAAGCGCGCGCGGCGGGAGGAGGGGGCGGAGCCGGCGGCCGCTCCGCCCGCaggcggggccggggctcggGTCCTGGCCGGTGCCGGCCGCCCGCGGCTGCGGCCCCCCGAAACCCGCGTGTCTGAGGGAACCTGCCCGAGCCCCCCGCTCCGTGGGGCGgccagccccgccgcgggccccggccggcagcgccacccccccaccccccccgcgcATTACAGAAGCCAGGACAAGGCGGTGTTATAAAAATGTACACTTTATTACACCTTCAGGTAGGATACATCACTATTCCTTATAATCCTACTGGATCAAGTACAAATGCTTATGTTCATCAGTTATTTACAGGGTGACTTCCTAACACACTCCCGGGAGAAAGAcacatcaaaaggaaaaaaaggagaaggaaaaaggtgatttttatCTTAATTAACTGACCTAAACAAGAAACAATTGCCTCTTTAGACACCAAATCAGACCAGCACAATGATGCAGTCAACAGCTTTCCCACTGCTGGaagttccccccccccccccccaacgaCTTTCATGCACATAATAAGAgctaaacatttaaaagtaaaactggGGCTAACTAAGCAATATTTTTGGATGAGCAACACTATCCTGTACACAGTGTCAGTTATCCATTACCGTTgcatttcctttgcattttaagCCATTCCCCTGCCAACAATACCAGCTTCGCGGCTAGTAATGAAGTTTAGGTAATGGCACAAACCAGTGGTTCAGCAGGGTCAGGGGAATACTACTGCATGCACaaacaccttaaaaaaacccaacaatgcCCCCGTATTTGCAGACCTGAGGGTCCAAGAAAAAGAGGACGCAGGAGAAAAGaggtataaaataaaaaaaataaatcaggaacGCTGCCTGACCCAGTGTTCACATTCGTGATCTTAACAGAATGGGCTGTACCTATCCTACTTAAAACAGAGGAGCTGACTGGGTATTCTTTCTTGTTTAAGCCATTTGGATTGCTAGGTACCAATAGGTGTGTACATACAGAGGTAAGAACAAAAGATACACTTCCTTGCCTTTAAACAGGCTCCCCTCCTAAGAGAGTAAAAAGAtcacagaatggaaaaataattttaaaaccatctCAGAAAAGGAATGTTACAATTTTGTCTGAATTTTACACATCGTGCAGTTTTATGgccaaagtaaaataaatccattCAAGCCACCAAGAGCTTTTGATTCCTCACTCAGT
This window contains:
- the NOC4L gene encoding nucleolar complex protein 4 homolog produces the protein MARAAALASCLEAVLGSRSNANRVFEILELLAGQEEEDVLCAARTCSRLFGALLERRELFVGRLPAEEASLADNYSAEDKYKIWMRHRYNDCVDSLAELMGHNAFQVKELSLCTLMKFVELEAQYPLIKVEWKGSLTFPRELLKVVVDGLLPLNEDASLLISRFQEYMEYDDIRYFVIKAVTESIGQVMQKTKERPLPFYQQNVFSLISPINMPNKECDMVKFMVKQDNWEELKVSKLQAHKQAFEKMWLSFLKHKLPTGLYKKVLVILHDSILPYMNEPTLMIDFLTVAYGIGGAISLLALNGLFILIHQHNLEYPDFYKKLYSLLDPSIYHVKYRARFFHLADLFLSSSHLPAYLVAAFIKRLSRLALTAPPEALLMVIPFICNLFRRHPACKVLVHRPNGPEDMSEDPYIMEEEEPSESRALESSLWEIQSLQNHYHPDVAKAAAILNQSLSEIEDDISGLLELSAYELFDKEVKKNAIDVPWSLSKYEVCLGRKMIFLQSTSL